The Nitrososphaerales archaeon genome has a window encoding:
- the aroC gene encoding chorismate synthase, translating to MSGNIIGERFVAMSFGESHGRCVGVVIDGCPAGLPISEEDIQSKLDLRKPGQSIVTTQRKEEDRVEILSGVFNGNTTGAPICMLIWNKDQDSRPYDAIRNTPRPGHADYPAMMKYGGFNDYRGGGRFSGRITATFVMAGAIAEKLLRQTLGIEILAYTLEIGGIRANNLAIDNIRKIRYTNEVRCPDVVIAEKMKEAIVRAKSEGDSLGGIVECTALNVPVGLGEPVFGALESDLSKALFAIPAVKGVEFGSGFEGSKKSGSENNDSWKVEDGKIVTVSNNSGGILGGLSNGMPLLLRIAFKPASSIAKKQLSVDLQSMKETEMTVPGRHDPCVVPRAPPVVESIVALVLADHSIKYGLIPSVLKR from the coding sequence ATGTCTGGAAATATAATTGGCGAACGATTTGTTGCCATGAGCTTTGGGGAGAGCCATGGCAGATGTGTAGGTGTTGTAATAGATGGTTGCCCTGCAGGCTTGCCTATATCTGAAGAAGACATTCAAAGCAAGCTTGATCTTAGGAAGCCTGGACAATCGATTGTAACAACGCAGAGAAAGGAAGAGGATAGAGTAGAGATCCTTTCCGGTGTGTTTAATGGAAATACAACCGGTGCGCCTATTTGTATGTTAATTTGGAACAAAGATCAGGATTCTAGACCATATGATGCCATACGTAACACACCAAGACCTGGACATGCCGATTACCCTGCAATGATGAAGTATGGAGGTTTTAATGACTATAGGGGTGGAGGAAGATTTTCTGGAAGGATAACAGCAACATTTGTAATGGCTGGAGCCATTGCTGAAAAACTATTGCGACAAACCCTTGGCATAGAGATACTTGCATACACTTTAGAAATTGGAGGTATACGAGCTAATAATCTCGCAATAGATAATATCAGGAAAATACGATACACTAATGAAGTAAGATGCCCTGACGTCGTAATAGCAGAGAAGATGAAGGAGGCAATTGTAAGGGCAAAGAGTGAGGGAGATTCATTAGGCGGCATAGTTGAATGTACGGCTTTGAATGTTCCAGTTGGTCTTGGAGAACCAGTCTTTGGTGCACTTGAATCTGACCTAAGCAAAGCCTTGTTTGCTATCCCTGCAGTGAAGGGTGTGGAGTTCGGTTCAGGTTTTGAGGGCTCCAAGAAGAGCGGATCTGAGAATAATGATAGTTGGAAGGTGGAAGATGGGAAAATCGTTACAGTGTCAAACAACTCTGGAGGAATACTTGGGGGTTTATCCAACGGCATGCCATTGCTGTTAAGAATTGCATTTAAACCTGCTTCATCAATTGCCAAAAAGCAGCTGTCGGTTGATCTGCAGAGCATGAAGGAGACTGAGATGACTGTGCCAGGAAGGCACGATCCGTGTGTAGTTCCCAGAGCACCGCCAGTAGTAGAATCAATAGTAGCACTTGTACTAGCAGATCACTCAATAAAGTATGGGTTGATTCCTTCCGTGCTTAAGAGGTAA
- a CDS encoding aminotransferase class I/II-fold pyridoxal phosphate-dependent enzyme encodes MDDLEKLRGEIREVTAEIMRRVKKRMEIAKQIGKIKNRKGLDIVDEKTEEELRKSVIQLCSQIGLETDIGIRLLDILLNESERVQTKRKTPTAIFTKAKQLESEGKKMIHLEVGEPDFAPPSSVKKALADVIDKGYYHYTEPRGIPKLREALATSLNRKFNVSVNEEQVMVTAGGRFAVFLAISSLVKPGNEIIVIEPYWPAYRECAELVNAKLRVLYTSLEDKWVPDIGKLEKMMNENTRMIIINYPNNPTGKVLDAKDLEKIVSMARDNKLILMSDEVYADYSFNKFTSVLEYNYENSILISSFSKGPAMTGFRVGYAVANKDVISRMVRLQAVALTSVAEPMQYAALSALANNHIKKNAEVMKKRLSLISNRLRKMPVSFVEPEGAMYVFARVDLDAFNADEFSERVLEQGLALSPGSGFGNYPDFLRISAGQPEDVIEEGLDILQRALQGKHYS; translated from the coding sequence ATGGATGATCTTGAGAAGTTGCGAGGCGAGATAAGGGAAGTAACTGCAGAAATTATGAGGCGAGTTAAGAAAAGAATGGAGATCGCAAAACAAATTGGAAAGATTAAGAATAGAAAAGGTCTTGATATTGTTGATGAGAAGACTGAAGAAGAATTACGCAAATCGGTAATACAACTATGCTCACAAATTGGTCTTGAAACTGATATTGGCATAAGGCTTCTTGATATTTTGCTTAACGAATCGGAAAGAGTACAAACGAAAAGAAAGACACCAACTGCTATATTTACAAAGGCAAAGCAGCTTGAAAGCGAGGGCAAGAAGATGATACATCTTGAGGTAGGCGAACCAGACTTTGCGCCTCCAAGCAGTGTGAAGAAAGCTTTGGCCGATGTAATAGATAAGGGATATTATCACTATACAGAACCTCGTGGTATACCAAAGCTAAGAGAAGCACTGGCTACATCGTTGAACAGAAAGTTCAACGTGTCAGTAAATGAGGAACAGGTAATGGTTACTGCTGGCGGCAGGTTTGCAGTGTTCCTTGCAATATCTTCCTTGGTAAAACCAGGCAATGAAATAATTGTAATAGAACCTTATTGGCCTGCCTATAGGGAATGTGCTGAGCTTGTAAATGCAAAGCTGCGCGTTTTGTATACGTCGCTTGAAGACAAATGGGTTCCAGACATTGGCAAACTTGAAAAGATGATGAATGAAAATACAAGGATGATTATCATAAACTATCCTAACAATCCAACTGGAAAGGTACTTGATGCTAAAGATCTGGAAAAGATTGTAAGTATGGCAAGAGATAACAAACTCATTCTTATGAGTGATGAAGTGTATGCCGATTACTCATTTAACAAATTTACCAGCGTCCTTGAGTACAACTATGAAAACAGCATATTGATCTCTTCATTTTCCAAAGGACCTGCGATGACTGGCTTCAGAGTAGGCTATGCAGTTGCGAACAAAGACGTAATCTCTAGAATGGTAAGGTTACAGGCCGTTGCACTTACAAGCGTAGCAGAACCTATGCAGTATGCAGCGCTGAGCGCTCTTGCAAACAACCACATAAAGAAAAATGCTGAGGTTATGAAGAAGCGATTATCGTTGATCTCAAACAGGTTAAGGAAGATGCCTGTTTCTTTTGTCGAACCAGAAGGCGCAATGTACGTTTTTGCCAGGGTAGACCTTGATGCATTCAATGCTGATGAATTCAGCGAGAGGGTGCTTGAACAAGGTTTAGCACTGAGTCCGGGCAGCGGTTTTGGCAACTATCCCGATTTCCTGCGAATCTCTGCGGGACAGCCTGAAGATGTAATTGAAGAAG